A single genomic interval of Synergistaceae bacterium harbors:
- the acpS gene encoding holo-ACP synthase → MIQGIGIDLCDITRIEKALKHKGFKERVFSEEEIEYAESKAMPARHFAASFAAKEAMAKATGWGIIGLGLNSLYVRRTKNGPKFIFSEETAEKLYKFNISNVLLSISHEGDMAVAMVVLEKRNA, encoded by the coding sequence ATGATACAGGGTATAGGAATAGATTTGTGCGACATAACAAGAATTGAGAAAGCCCTTAAACACAAAGGCTTTAAAGAACGTGTCTTCTCAGAAGAAGAAATTGAGTATGCTGAATCTAAAGCAATGCCTGCAAGACATTTTGCGGCATCATTTGCTGCAAAAGAAGCAATGGCTAAAGCGACAGGATGGGGAATAATTGGTTTAGGTTTAAATTCTCTTTATGTGAGACGTACAAAAAACGGACCGAAGTTTATTTTTAGTGAAGAAACAGCAGAGAAACTCTATAAATTTAATATTTCTAATGTTCTCTTATCTATCTCTCATGAGGGCGATATGGCAGTCGCCATGGTGGTTTTAGAGAAAAGAAATGCGTAA
- a CDS encoding NAD(P)H-hydrate dehydratase encodes MRKFYYPSDIRNADTRAIEEFHFSSTELMDSAGKNAAEIIIKRFSNEKKIVILCGPGNNGGDGFVVAKHLLMSKREVCVITAIQLEEYKRDAKKKLEELINLNLNDIVVKASIDIKDEQISEIVCESDLCVDALLGTGTSGSPRKEVLRLIKLIPPRTRVVSLDIPSGIEPFSGEVSNNCIKSEITITFLAPKTGMSLLPARNMCGEIITVDIGISHKELLTAVNCLSSYTRDDLENFIPAVSRDIHKGDRGAVLILGGSMNYRGAPLFSARAALRSGAGLVVLAVPDFMISSTAAILPEAILVPLKTKADMIIPDLVPEALSFWKEKCDVAVFGPGIGRYSSVKELLSWFWNKWEKPLIVDADALSFIERELLPYKSNIIITPHAAEAASILKCSVEEVNNARLNTSLELAKISGVALLKGMDTIISKNKSLGLIREGSPSLAVPGSGDVLNGAIAAFCAKGKDVFESTIAGALLHAVAGANIETKKGITGILAREIADELQSVINI; translated from the coding sequence ATGCGTAAATTCTATTATCCCTCAGACATAAGAAATGCTGATACAAGGGCTATTGAAGAGTTCCATTTTTCTTCCACCGAATTAATGGATAGTGCCGGAAAAAACGCTGCAGAAATAATAATTAAACGATTTTCCAACGAAAAGAAAATAGTAATACTCTGTGGCCCAGGAAATAATGGTGGAGACGGCTTTGTAGTAGCAAAACATCTCCTTATGTCAAAAAGAGAAGTTTGTGTCATAACTGCAATACAGTTAGAAGAGTACAAAAGAGATGCTAAAAAGAAGTTAGAAGAACTTATAAATCTCAATTTAAATGACATTGTTGTTAAAGCTTCTATTGATATCAAAGACGAACAAATATCAGAAATTGTTTGCGAATCTGATTTATGTGTAGATGCTCTATTGGGAACAGGAACGAGTGGTTCCCCACGCAAAGAGGTATTGCGCTTGATAAAACTAATTCCACCGAGAACTAGAGTAGTATCTTTAGATATTCCTTCGGGTATAGAACCTTTTTCTGGCGAAGTATCAAATAATTGCATCAAATCAGAAATAACAATAACTTTTCTTGCTCCCAAAACCGGCATGTCTCTACTTCCCGCAAGGAATATGTGCGGAGAAATAATAACAGTAGACATTGGTATATCACACAAAGAACTATTAACAGCAGTGAATTGTCTTTCATCTTATACTAGAGACGATTTAGAAAATTTTATTCCTGCCGTTTCTAGAGATATACATAAGGGGGATAGAGGTGCAGTCCTTATATTAGGTGGCAGTATGAATTATAGAGGGGCCCCTCTATTTTCAGCACGTGCAGCACTTAGATCTGGAGCTGGCCTAGTTGTATTGGCTGTACCAGACTTTATGATAAGCAGTACAGCGGCAATTTTGCCGGAAGCCATACTAGTACCGCTTAAAACAAAAGCAGACATGATTATTCCTGATCTTGTTCCTGAAGCTCTGTCATTTTGGAAAGAAAAATGTGATGTCGCAGTATTTGGTCCGGGAATCGGGAGATATTCATCCGTGAAAGAACTATTAAGCTGGTTTTGGAATAAATGGGAGAAACCTCTTATAGTGGACGCAGATGCTCTTTCATTTATAGAAAGAGAATTATTGCCCTACAAATCAAACATAATAATTACTCCTCATGCGGCAGAAGCTGCGTCTATATTAAAATGTTCTGTAGAAGAAGTAAATAATGCAAGGCTTAACACTTCTTTAGAATTGGCTAAAATCTCTGGAGTGGCGTTACTAAAGGGTATGGACACTATTATTTCAAAAAACAAGTCTCTCGGTTTAATAAGAGAAGGATCTCCTTCTCTTGCTGTGCCAGGTTCAGGGGACGTTTTGAATGGAGCAATTGCTGCATTTTGTGCAAAAGGGAAAGATGTATTTGAATCAACTATAGCTGGGGCATTGCTTCACGCTGTTGCTGGTGCAAACATAGAGACAAAAAAGGGTATAACAGGAATTCTTGCAAGGGAAATAGCTGATGAATTACAAAGTGTTATCAACATCTAA
- the tsaE gene encoding tRNA (adenosine(37)-N6)-threonylcarbamoyltransferase complex ATPase subunit type 1 TsaE: protein MNYKVLSTSKSLINVISSEESEAVGYLLGKNLNPGFTVLLYGTLGAGKTQLTKGIGRALGVKNIKSPSFIIVSEHESHPPLIHVDLYRLEKEIEVDFLDLENYIEQECILIVEWAEKWNTLFKKDAFKIKIEKNSKSDDGRQITIEAIGDAAIRILARINLALEEVNK from the coding sequence ATGAATTACAAAGTGTTATCAACATCTAAGTCTTTAATAAATGTCATTTCTTCAGAAGAGAGTGAGGCCGTCGGCTATTTACTCGGAAAAAACCTAAATCCTGGATTTACGGTGTTACTTTATGGTACTCTTGGCGCTGGAAAAACGCAGCTAACAAAAGGAATAGGAAGGGCGCTTGGAGTAAAGAACATCAAAAGTCCATCATTCATTATAGTTTCAGAGCATGAATCTCATCCACCACTTATCCATGTAGATTTATACCGCTTAGAAAAAGAAATAGAGGTAGATTTCTTGGATTTAGAAAATTACATAGAACAGGAATGCATTCTTATTGTCGAGTGGGCAGAAAAATGGAATACTTTATTTAAAAAAGATGCGTTTAAAATAAAAATTGAAAAAAACAGTAAAAGTGATGATGGTCGGCAAATCACAATAGAAGCAATAGGTGATGCCGCCATAAGAATATTAGCCCGAATAAATTTAGCCTTAGAAGAGGTCAATAAATAA
- the tsaB gene encoding tRNA (adenosine(37)-N6)-threonylcarbamoyltransferase complex dimerization subunit type 1 TsaB, producing the protein MIVLGIDCATKNTNIGLIQDKEVLGEFSEELGRKQAQKLPFIVEDLLTKASVSLNDINYISVTNGPGYYTGIRTGIAYSGALGEALGIKIIPISTMLSFVYDLRKEYRYLAPVIKARQLSLYCALYKFNDENIEEIIKPSFCKAKDFAIRLKDFEQAVIVGSDRELYVDIDQLPHRHLNRVSGPGRNIAILGSVMLKKAVNSEELKGNYLRAPDIGASIG; encoded by the coding sequence ATGATAGTTCTTGGGATTGATTGTGCTACAAAAAACACGAATATTGGTTTGATACAAGATAAAGAAGTATTAGGAGAATTTTCAGAAGAACTCGGTAGAAAACAAGCACAGAAACTTCCGTTTATAGTTGAAGATCTTCTTACTAAAGCATCAGTTAGTTTAAATGATATTAACTATATTTCGGTAACAAATGGCCCTGGATATTACACAGGCATCAGAACAGGGATAGCTTATTCAGGAGCCTTGGGAGAGGCTCTGGGAATAAAAATAATACCCATCTCAACAATGTTGTCATTTGTATATGATTTACGAAAAGAATACCGATATCTAGCCCCTGTAATTAAGGCAAGGCAACTAAGCTTATATTGTGCACTATATAAATTTAATGATGAAAATATAGAGGAGATAATAAAGCCCTCATTCTGTAAGGCTAAAGATTTTGCCATAAGATTGAAAGATTTTGAGCAAGCAGTGATAGTAGGAAGTGATAGAGAGCTTTACGTAGATATAGACCAACTACCACATAGGCATCTTAATCGAGTATCTGGGCCCGGCAGAAATATAGCTATTTTAGGCTCTGTGATGTTAAAGAAAGCTGTAAACTCGGAGGAATTAAAGGGTAACTATTTACGCGCTCCGGATATTGGAGCGTCTATAGGATAA
- a CDS encoding 4Fe-4S binding protein → MSKKFEVSIEEKWCKGCGLCVYSCPRGVLELNEISKCAVINPEDCIGCLQCENICPDLAITVKEQ, encoded by the coding sequence TTGTCGAAAAAATTTGAAGTATCAATAGAAGAGAAATGGTGCAAGGGATGTGGACTTTGTGTCTATTCCTGCCCACGTGGAGTGCTTGAACTTAACGAAATCTCAAAATGTGCTGTTATTAACCCGGAGGACTGTATAGGCTGTTTACAGTGTGAAAATATTTGTCCGGACTTGGCAATAACAGTAAAGGAGCAATAA